The following coding sequences are from one Motacilla alba alba isolate MOTALB_02 chromosome 4, Motacilla_alba_V1.0_pri, whole genome shotgun sequence window:
- the MAP9 gene encoding microtubule-associated protein 9: protein MAGGGTADCGLQDELQEAISDHATSKEKDEYPDDFESDEDGILNDLGKERAESNSGSTSTERSLAGSPLLNDDALQKAVDLENEPADDLNLSFHEKKLRQIMVLEDEHLQNDRKDGEEECLEGQNEDNDRKNNEEVLRDNSESDDLPINELQEKRNQEENQPKAKPQMHKKGNASAPDQDQKTVSTSDLKLEDNGRKSPSVDSSDEMMKITEEQKIADTIQELSVNDQSEHEEAKNTSKNSVKKLSETKERVLQNPKASLSDRSTAFVHLKRKGKAVPSTSPVSSQYLGSLKVLEDKCIQKKSPEFNEVDNIRAAVYQNWLERKKLLLVELKRSEKEKAEILRNNTEKKEALKREESIACYEAWKKKKEKEARKLSEKKKLEEFEEKKPAEQNKEKTEAAQAAFKKWKERKMEYLREQSRKEKQSERMRKKIEEDLVAEKRRVSVSAVEKWNEKKEKYIKKKKVEKFLEKRKREMQQAKKEEKSEKAMEEYERWLENKMRREQLEKNQRKLQTVHGNEMSPPWRPPGKVTYSSNY, encoded by the exons GATGAGCTACAGGAAGCAATTTCTGATCATGCaacaagcaaggaaaaagaTGAATATCCAGATGACTTTGAAAGTGATGAAGATGGCATATTAAAtg ATCTTGGGAAAGAACGTGCTGAAAGTAATTCAGGTTCTACAAGCACGGAGAGATCTCTTGCTGGGAGTCCTCTCTTGAATGATGATGCTTTACAAAAAGCAGTAGATTTGGAAAATGAACCTGCTGATGACTTGAATTTATCCTTTCACGAAAAGAAACTTCGTCAAATAATGGTTTTAGAAGATGAGCACCTGCAGAATGACAGAAAAGATGGTGAAGAAGAATGTTTGGAAGGTCAAAATGAGgataatgacagaaaaaataatgaagaagtACTGCGTGATAATAGTGAAAGCGATGACTTGCCTATTAATGAactacaagaaaaaagaaatcaagaggAAAACCAACCAAAAGCAAAGCCTCAGATgcacaaaaaaggaaatgcttcagcaccag aTCAAGATCAGAAGACTGTCAGCACAAGTGACTTGAAATTGGAGGACAATGGTAGAAAATCCCCTTCTGTTGACAGTTCAGatgaaatgatgaaaataacagaagagcaaaaaataGCCGATACAATACAGGAGTTGTCAGTGAATGATCAATCTGAGCATGAGGAGGCAAAAAACACGTCCAAGAACTCTGTCAAG AAACTAAGTGAAACAAAGGAGAGAGTTCTACAAAACCCAAAGGCTTCTCTATCTGACAG GTCTACAGCTTTTGTGCATTtaaagagaaaggggaaagcTGTTCCATCAACTTCACCTGTTTCATCTCAGTATCTGGGATCATTGAAGGTGTTGGAGGATAAATGCATTCAGAAGAAAAGTCCAGAATTCAACGAAGTAGATAATATAAGGGCAGCTGTTTATCAg AACTggttggaaaggaaaaagctccTTCTAGTGGAATTAAAgagaagtgaaaaggaaaaagctgaaattctaAGGAACAATACTGAAAAG AAAGAAGCACTTAAAAGAGAAGAATCAATTGCATGTTACgaagcctggaaaaaaaagaaagagaaagaagcaaggaagttaagtgaaaaaaaaaagcttgaggaatttgaggaaaagaaaccagcagaacagaataaggaaaaaacagaagcagcacaagCG GCATtcaaaaaatggaaagaaagaaaaatggaatatttaagagagcaaagcaggaaggaaaaacagtctGAAAGAATGAGGAAGAAGATAGAAGAGGATCTAGTTGCAGAGAAGAGGAGAGTCAGTGTATCAGCAGTTGAAAAATG gaatgaaaagaaggaaaaatatataaaaaagaagaaagtagaGAAGTTCCTAGAAAAAAGAAAGCGAGAAATGCAACaagcaaagaaggaagaaaaaagcgAAAAGGCTATGGAGGAATATGAAAGATGGCTG GAGAACAAAATGAGGAGAGAACAGCTTGAGAAGAACCAAAGGAAGTTGCAGACTGTACATGGGAATGAAATGAGTCCTCCCTGGAGACCACCTGGCAAAGTCACATATTCTAGTAATTACTAA